One genomic window of Silurus meridionalis isolate SWU-2019-XX chromosome 22, ASM1480568v1, whole genome shotgun sequence includes the following:
- the tinagl1 gene encoding tubulointerstitial nephritis antigen-like: MMMKMMRLVMVVSAVLVLMVDSSMMERIRSRRELASPLHARGIRDPFGSYCQRRGGCCEGRNDECTMPYLDTICYCDLFCNRTVSDCCPDFWGHCMGIDPPPRGICERNGHRFHSGATYKENCNLCTCSATGQWVCEEHACLIEQELIQAVNWGNYGWKAANYSHFWGMSLDEGLRYRLGTQRPSRAIMSMNEIQMNMDNNEYIPSYFNAAEKWPGKIHEPLDQGNCAASWAFSTASVASDRISIQSMGHMTPQLSPQNLISCDTRNQGGCAGGRIDGAWWYLRRRGVVTEECYPFNPPQQTSDEMSRCMMQSRSVGRGKRQATARCPNSHIYHNEIYQSTPPYRLSTNEKEIMKEIMDNGPVQAILEVHEDFFVYKSGIYRHTDVNVHKAPQYRKHGTHSVKITGWGEERDFNGKTQKYWIAANSWGKNWGESGYFRIARGENECEIEAFVIGVWGRITMEDMHSHHHHHQKRHK, translated from the exons atgatgatgaagatgatgaggcTGGTCATGGTGGTCAGTGCAGTGCTTGTCCTGATGGTGGACAGCAGCATGATGGAGAGGATTCGCAGCAGGAGAGAGCTGGCCAGCCCTCTGCATGCTCGGGGTATCCGTGATCCATTCGGCTCATACTGTCAGAGAAGAGGTGGTTGCTGTGAGGGCAGGAATGATGAGTGCACTATGCCTTACCTGGATACCATCTGTTACTGTGACCTGTTTTGTAACCGAACAGTGAGTGACTGCTGCCCAGATTTTTGGGGCCACTGTATGGGAATCGATCCTCCTCCCAGag gtaTTTGTGAAAGAAATGGCCACAGGTTCCACTCCGGTGCAACCTACAAAGAGAACTGCAATTTATG TACATGTAGTGCCACTGGTCAGTGGGTCTGTGAGGAACACGCCTGTCTGATCGAACAGGAGTTAATCCAGGCAGTGAACTGGGGAAACTATGG GTGGAAGGCAGCTAACTACAGTCACTTCTGGGGTATGAGTCTGGATGAGGGTTTGCGCTACCGTCTTGGCACTCAGCGACCTTCCAGAGCCATTATGAGCATGAATGAGATTCAG ATGAACATGGATAACAACGAATACATTCCAAGCTACTTCAACGCTGCTGAGAAATGGCCAGGAAAAATCCACGAGCCCCTGGACCAGGGCAACTGTGCGGCCTCGTGGGCCTTTTCCACAGCAT CTGTAGCATCAGACCGAATCTCCATTCAGTCTATGGGTCACATGACCCCTCAACTGTCACCCCAGAATCTGATTTCCTGTGACACACGTAACCAAGGTGGTTGTGCTGGAGGACGCATTGATGGGGCCTGGTGGTATCTGAGGAGACGAGG GGTGGTGACGGAGGAGTGTTATCCGTTTAATCCACCCCAACAGACCTCTGATGAAATGAGCCGCTGTATGATGCAGAGTCGCTCAGTGGGCCGAGGGAAAAGACAGGCCACGGCTCGTTGTCCCAACAGCCACATCTACCACAACGAAATCTACCAGTCCACCCCACCATACAGACTGTCTACAAAT GAGAAGGAGATAATGAAGGAGATCATGGATAACGGTCCCGTGCAAG ctATCCTGGAGGTGCATGAGGACTTCTTTGTGTACAAGAGTGGAATCTACCGACACACAGACGTGAATGTACACAAAGCGCCACAGTATCGCAAACACGGCACACACTCGGTTAAGATCACAGG GTGGGGTGAAGAAAGAGATTTCAATgggaaaacacaaaaatactgG ATTGCTGCCAACTCATGGGGCAAGAACTGGGGTGAAAGTGGCTACTTCCGCATTGCACGAGGAGAAAACGAATGTGAAATCGAGGCTTTTGTGATTGGCGTGTGGGGCCGGATAACCATGGAGGACATGCACagccatcaccatcatcaccagaAAAGGCACAAATAG